The window TGTTTTAACAATAGAAATTCAGACTCATGTTGCTCAGTCaactcatacttcttacccttgtgagtcaacgctgttaacggtcgggcaatagtagaaaatctctcaatgaatctcctataataactggCAAGACCTAAGAACTGCCGaatctgcgttggcgacttaggagtctcccatttcttgaccgtttctatcttcgcatgatcaacttgaataccattaatCCCaatgatatgacccaaaaattgaacctcTTGTAACCAgaagtcacacttcgaaaattttgtgtACAGCTGCTCTTTCCTGAGCATCTCAAGTATCAAACGGGGATGCAGTTCGTGTTCCTTCTCGTTATTAGAATATACCAGAATACCATcaataaatacaataacaaacttgtctagatatggcttacacacacggttcatgagatccattaacactgctggtgcgttcatcaatccaaacggcattattGTAAATTTATGATGTCCGTAGCGTGTTCTAAATGCTGcttcggtatatctgtctcctttactctcatctgatggtaacctgacctcagatcaatcttagagtaacatcctgatcctttcaactgatcaaacaaatcatcgatcctcggtaacggatatctattcttgatagttagcTTATTCAGTTCCCTATAATCGATAAAAAGTCTCATAGATCCATACTTCTTCTTTACAAAaagaactggagctccccatggtgaagaactcggtcgaatgaatcccttTTCTAAAAGATCTTGTAACTGAATCAACAGCTCTTgcaattctgaaggtgcaagtctatatggtgcgcgCGCTACAGGTGTTGCTCCAGGAATTAAGTCAATCTAaaattctacgtctctatgcggtggCAATCCGGGTAACTCGTCCAAAAAAACATCGAGAAAGTCTCTAACAATcggcacatcttcgagtttcttagCTTCAGGTTCAGTTTTGCTCACGTGAACCAACATAACAAGACAACCCTTTCTTAtgtgtttttgtgccttcaaacaattaatgaaATGCAACGGTGTATTAATTCTCTCTCCATACACCATCAGAGGCTCATTTTTGGCAACAAGAATGCAAATCGCTTTCTGGTAACAGATGATGTCGGCTCTATTCtcagataaccagtccattccaaccacaaggtcaaaacttcctagcttaatcggtatcacatctattGTAAAAGATTTCTCAGCCAAATTCAAAGTACAATCATGATAGATCTTATCAGCTCTCACTAGATTACCATTCCTTAGTTCTATAGAGTACATGTTTTCTAATGACAATACATgattcttaagattatggcaaaaatcttTAGACacaaaacttctatcagcaccagaatcAAAAAGTACATAAGCATGATGATTGTCGAGTAAAACCGTACCCGTGACTAACttgggatcatcacgagcttcgctggagttaatgttgaaagctctgaCTCTGGCAGGTTCAGTATTCTTATTCCCATTTGGACAGTCCTTTCTAAAATGACCAATTTTTCCGCATCCAAAACAAACATTTGTACCAGCTTTACACTCCGAGGCCAACTGTCCATTCTTCTTACACTTATCACAAACCTTGTTGCAATTTCTTGGATGATGCCTGTTGCATTTAGCACATAACAGATACTCTCCCTTATACCCTGAGTTGGTAGTCAGGGCAGTAGTGTTACCCTTGGCGGTATCATGTTTCTTGTAAGGCTACAGGTTGTAGTTCTTTCCAAAATTGTTGTTATTCCACTTTATCTTGTTGTCAAAAGTATTTGTCTCAGCTAACGTAGGTGTTTTTCCTCGCTGTTTGATTTGATCCATTAACTCATATGCCATTTCAACAGCCTCCGGAACCGTCCTTGGCTTTGAAGTGGTCACACCACCCTAGATGTTCTCAGTTAAATCTTTCACATACAAAGTGATCTTTCGTCGCTCAGGAGTAACCATGTTCGGACACATAAGAGCAAGCTCGAAGAATCTCTTATTATAGTTGGCCAAGTCAGTGCCAACCAGTTTTAGGTTCTGGAGTTCCCACTCCATCTTAACTATCTCATTATaagggcaatactcttcaatcattctCTACTTCAAGTCTTCCCAAGTAGTTTCAAAATCCTGATCCATACCTATAGActtcacatacgtattccaccatgttaaagcaccATCCAACAGCTTACATGATGCAAACTTTGTTCTATCAGCCTCCCTACAGCCGCTGATACGAAAAATAGGTTCGAGCTTCTCGAACCAACGGGTCAGGCTGACCGGGTCTTCAGTTGtagtgactcgtcctaatccatctggacgaatacattatatttggttacatcacgaggtacttgacctttatatgatacattttacaaacattgcattcgtttttaaaagacaaactttcatttcatcgaaagttgatggcatgcataccatttcataatatatccaactataactgacttaataataatattgatgaactcaacgactcgaatgcaacgtcttttgaaatatgccatgaatgactccaagtaatatctttaaaataagtgaatgcacagcggaagatttctttcatacctgagaataaacatgctttaaagtgtcaaccaaaaggttggtgagttcacaggtttatcataagcaataaaattcatcattttgatagaccacaagatttaaatacagtacacctatctcgtgtacgaaaccattttacataatgcttagcagagtaggttcgtatccttttctcccccgtaggttgcctcgcgatttttaaataaccgtacacatatctcgtttacaaaatatcatacacataacctgtgtataaaatcattctatcgatacataacattcactttactttcattgcttcgcttggtaactgaccttaacatataattcgcatcaataatatccccaaaacagaacatctcgtctgtataatatataaacctcgaagtactaaacaccacgcctactagctcttccgtctagtgaacattctgggtgggggtgttaaacccggtagctacctttaggattcgcgtgaattagggccatacccatttctaattcttaggttaccaagcaataataatctggggaaaaatattcacatcaattggtggcaattatcatgtccatataattcaataataatccacagaacttcagtctacataataattcattcgaggaatgttttgcttgtgtctatctagtcaaacatttataaaagcatttcatgtattcgctattcaaaaatatatttcaaaagcatttaataaagcagttgtaaaaacagcgcatgtattctcagtcccaaaaatgtaaagagtaaaagggagcaaatgaaactcacgataagatattttgtagtaaaaatatgcatacgacgaacaatgcagggttggcctcggattcacgaacctcatagacgtagccctaaaaaaatgcccatgtccgggtttgaatccgcgacctctcgcttaacaaccaCACATCCAACCACAGAATCGTACGTTCATTAATGAATTAATCCCCACATCTAACTCTTTTACTAAGTTGATTCTGTAGCCCAAAGCAAAATTTATAATGTAATCGGCCCAAGAATTAAATGGATCCACAAAAATCAAGTAGCCTATTTAGAACCCAATTAGTAATCTGTTAAATTGATTTTCGGtaactgttttattattattattttttaaactttAAACAGACAAACACAACACTAATTATCTATCTTTGTTCTTCCAATATACCAtcgttataattatcattttatattccatcatcatcCCTTTCATCATAATCACACCATCTTCTgtatattcatcatcatcttgcacgtAACAgactcctcatcatcatcatcatcaccaccatttaTCATCGTCCTCATCTTTGAATTTATATCATCAACCTCATCGTTAATCATCATCTCTCTCAGACACCATTAacgtttatcattattatcaacatcGTGATCTTTCATCATCATActccattattgttattattttatgtaACTTGTCTTCTTACCTATCAAATGAAATCGAGTTATACCGAAACATGATCCGAAAAGTATTTTCTCCGCTTGAGTTTTATCGCCAATCTCATGTGTGGTATGTGGTTGATTCGAAATATGAATAGAAAGTAGATTAGTGACGGTAGCGGTTTAAATGGGTTGTATGTGATTGTGTTGGGGTTTGAATAAATTAGAAAACAGAAAGAAAGTAAGAAAAAAATACAGTAACATATGAGAATGGTGGTTTGGCGATGTAACAATTGATGGTTCTTGGCTTTGGTCGATAGAAAATAAGAAGCAAGGGATTGGTTAGGGTGGATGGTGGTGGACGGTTTGGTGGTGACTCACAAGTCTCATAAAGAAAACAATGGTGATGACAGG of the Rutidosis leptorrhynchoides isolate AG116_Rl617_1_P2 chromosome 5, CSIRO_AGI_Rlap_v1, whole genome shotgun sequence genome contains:
- the LOC139849623 gene encoding uncharacterized protein; its protein translation is MIEEYCPYNEIVKMEWELQNLKLVGTDLANYNKRFFELALMCPNMVTPERRKITLHHPRNCNKVCDKCKKNGQLASECKAGTNVCFGCGKIGHFRKDCPNGNKNTEPARVRAFNINSSEARDDPKLVTGTVLLDNHHAYVLFDSGADRSFVSKDFCHNLKNHVLSLENMYSIELRNGNLVRADKIYHDCTLNLAEKSFTIDKAICILVAKNEPLMVYGERINTPLHFINCLKAQKHIRKGCLVMLVHVSKTEPEAKKLEDVPIVRDFLDVFLDELPGLPPHRDVEF